A window of the Bradyrhizobium diazoefficiens genome harbors these coding sequences:
- a CDS encoding methyl-accepting chemotaxis protein: protein MAIRLSVGRFKPRFKMPKWGLRGSLFAAFAVIAGMGLVIAGGAGFVFKHLGSTMMDLSGRDIPRLSASLQLSSQSATLAAQGPGLLASSSDEALAERTKKVQEIQQQAMAKLGEIIELGADKQVASALGETVKSIDEATKSLVSAAKERLDTIALHDKQYEALRKAQLAFVGAANPAMLDTQTRLSAIMASTNVSPDDAMEAVRSVGQISTVLANGNLMAADMMAALSANSSDTLETIEHEFKAVRDRVKWNLEDLPDNPATTAVKDAMQKLQTFGEGKMGVFKIRQKELDAIDYGQTILDETRKLNVGLGISVQALVDGVQKETNASTFQARQEISFATTAMLALGGLTLIGSALFVWLYVGRNILRRIRELQRAMQLLSAGDLDTEIVRSRQNDEIGAMKETLTVFRDSMIEARALASEQDKDRIVKAERAAHMEAKIAEFEGTVRTALDNLAQSANSMQTTAQSMSTTADQSSALVNAVASAAEETSVNVQTVSSGTEQLSSSIEEISRQVVTSAAIAKKAVDEAGATDTTVQSLADSASRISVVVDLIQTIASQTNLLALNATIEAARAGEAGRGFAVVASEVKSLASQTAKATEEIRTQIASMQQITTSAVGAIQGIGRIIGEIDNVTTTIAAAVEEQGAATREIARNIQHAAGGTSEVSSNIVGVSTASAEAGAAATEVLSASDSLRREADMLRGEIDAFLNNMRAA from the coding sequence ATGGCGATCCGTCTCAGTGTCGGCCGTTTCAAACCTCGTTTCAAAATGCCGAAATGGGGCCTGCGCGGCAGCCTGTTTGCGGCGTTCGCGGTGATCGCAGGCATGGGCCTCGTGATCGCCGGCGGCGCCGGCTTCGTGTTCAAGCATCTCGGCTCGACCATGATGGACCTGAGCGGCCGCGACATCCCGCGCCTGTCCGCCAGCCTGCAGCTCTCCTCGCAGAGCGCGACACTGGCAGCGCAAGGACCCGGCCTGCTCGCCTCGTCCTCAGACGAGGCGCTGGCTGAGCGCACCAAGAAGGTTCAGGAAATCCAGCAACAGGCCATGGCAAAGCTCGGCGAGATCATCGAGCTCGGCGCCGACAAGCAGGTCGCCAGCGCGCTCGGCGAGACCGTCAAGAGCATCGATGAAGCCACCAAGAGCCTGGTGTCGGCGGCGAAGGAGCGCCTCGACACGATTGCGCTGCATGACAAGCAGTACGAGGCGCTGCGCAAGGCGCAGCTCGCCTTCGTCGGCGCAGCCAACCCTGCAATGCTGGATACCCAGACACGGCTGAGCGCAATCATGGCATCGACGAACGTGTCGCCAGACGACGCCATGGAGGCGGTCCGCTCCGTTGGTCAGATCAGCACGGTGCTTGCCAACGGAAATTTGATGGCCGCAGACATGATGGCCGCGTTGTCCGCCAATTCCAGCGATACCCTGGAGACAATCGAACACGAATTCAAGGCGGTCCGCGACCGCGTCAAGTGGAACCTGGAGGACCTGCCCGACAATCCCGCAACCACTGCGGTGAAGGACGCAATGCAGAAATTGCAGACGTTCGGCGAAGGCAAGATGGGCGTCTTCAAGATCCGCCAGAAGGAGCTCGACGCGATCGACTACGGCCAGACCATCCTGGACGAAACGCGCAAGCTCAACGTCGGTCTCGGCATCAGCGTGCAGGCGCTCGTCGACGGCGTGCAGAAGGAGACCAACGCGTCGACCTTCCAGGCGCGCCAGGAGATCTCGTTCGCCACCACCGCAATGCTGGCGCTCGGCGGGCTCACCTTGATCGGCTCGGCGCTGTTCGTCTGGCTTTATGTCGGCCGCAACATCCTGCGCCGCATCCGTGAGCTTCAGCGCGCCATGCAGCTGCTCTCGGCCGGCGATCTCGACACCGAGATCGTCCGCTCCCGTCAAAACGACGAGATCGGCGCAATGAAGGAAACGCTGACGGTGTTCCGCGACAGCATGATCGAAGCCCGCGCGCTTGCGAGCGAGCAGGACAAGGATCGTATCGTCAAGGCCGAGCGTGCGGCGCATATGGAAGCCAAGATCGCGGAGTTCGAGGGCACGGTGCGCACCGCGCTCGACAATCTCGCGCAATCGGCCAATTCGATGCAGACGACGGCGCAAAGCATGTCGACCACCGCGGACCAGTCCAGTGCGCTGGTGAACGCGGTCGCTTCCGCCGCGGAGGAGACTTCGGTCAACGTGCAGACCGTGTCGTCAGGCACCGAACAACTGTCGTCCTCGATCGAGGAGATCAGCAGGCAGGTGGTCACCTCGGCCGCGATCGCCAAGAAGGCGGTGGACGAGGCCGGCGCCACCGACACCACCGTGCAGAGCCTCGCCGACAGCGCGAGCCGCATCAGCGTCGTGGTCGATCTGATCCAGACGATTGCGTCGCAGACCAATCTGCTCGCGCTCAACGCCACCATCGAGGCGGCGCGCGCGGGCGAAGCCGGCCGCGGCTTTGCGGTGGTCGCCTCCGAGGTGAAGAGCCTCGCCAGCCAGACCGCGAAGGCGACGGAGGAGATCCGAACCCAGATCGCCAGCATGCAGCAGATCACGACCTCGGCCGTCGGCGCCATCCAGGGCATCGGCCGGATCATCGGCGAGATCGACAACGTCACGACGACGATCGCGGCGGCAGTCGAGGAGCAGGGCGCGGCCACCCGCGAGATCGCCCGCAACATCCAGCATGCGGCCGGCGGCACCAGCGAGGTCTCCAGCAACATCGTCGGCGTTTCCACGGCTTCGGCCGAAGCCGGTGCTGCAGCGACCGAAGTTCTGAGTGCGTCGGATTCCCTCCGCCGCGAGGCCGACATGCTGCGCGGAGAGATCGACGCGTTCCTCAACAACATGCGGGCGGCCTGA
- a CDS encoding ABC transporter substrate-binding protein encodes MSKRVLLGLLLACGLTASALAQEPKTGGVINAVIQPEPPGLMLAMIQNGPTQMVSGNIFEGLLRYSPKLEPLPELAESWNVSEDAKTYTFKLRKGVTWHDGKPFTAADVLFSVEMLKQTHARARNNLAQVDKVEAPDDYTVVFTLKQPFGPFLGIFEVGSMPMVPKHLYDGTDWKTNPYNNAPVGTGPFMFKEWQKGSFIRLVKNPNYYEKGKPYIDEIYWQIIPDAAARSVAYETGKVDVLPGGSVENFDVPRLSKLKDTCVTGAGWEFFSPLAWLWLNNRQGPLADKRVRQAVMYAIDRDFAKDVIWNGLGKVATGPSASTIKYYTDDVPKYAYDPAKAKALLKEAGYKGEKIRILPLAYGETWQRWGEAVKQNLVDVGMNIETISTDVAGGNQKIGDWDYDIAFTYLYQYGDPALGVGRNYVSSAIAKGQVFNNVEGYSNPEIDKLFADGAVATPDSKRKEIYEKAQKILVEDVPVAWMLELQFPTITRCKVKNLITTGIGVNDGFKDAWLDK; translated from the coding sequence ATGTCGAAACGAGTGTTGCTTGGTCTCCTCCTGGCTTGCGGCCTCACGGCCTCGGCGCTGGCGCAAGAGCCGAAGACAGGGGGTGTGATCAATGCGGTGATCCAGCCCGAGCCGCCCGGCCTGATGCTTGCGATGATCCAGAACGGTCCGACCCAGATGGTGTCGGGCAACATCTTCGAGGGCTTGCTGCGTTATAGCCCCAAGCTCGAGCCGCTTCCGGAGCTCGCCGAGAGCTGGAACGTCAGCGAGGACGCCAAGACCTACACCTTCAAGCTCAGGAAGGGCGTCACCTGGCATGACGGCAAGCCCTTCACCGCGGCTGACGTGCTGTTCTCGGTCGAGATGCTGAAGCAGACCCATGCGCGTGCCCGCAACAACCTCGCGCAGGTCGACAAGGTCGAGGCGCCCGACGATTACACTGTTGTCTTCACGCTGAAGCAGCCGTTCGGCCCGTTCCTGGGCATCTTCGAGGTCGGCTCGATGCCGATGGTGCCGAAGCATCTCTATGACGGCACCGACTGGAAGACCAACCCCTACAACAACGCGCCTGTCGGCACCGGCCCCTTCATGTTCAAGGAATGGCAGAAGGGCTCGTTCATCCGGCTGGTCAAGAACCCGAACTATTACGAGAAGGGCAAACCCTATATCGACGAGATCTACTGGCAGATCATCCCCGACGCCGCAGCGCGTTCGGTGGCCTATGAGACCGGCAAGGTCGACGTGCTGCCCGGCGGCTCGGTCGAGAATTTCGACGTGCCGCGGCTGTCCAAGCTGAAGGACACCTGCGTCACCGGTGCCGGCTGGGAGTTCTTCTCGCCGCTGGCCTGGCTGTGGCTGAACAACCGCCAGGGGCCGCTCGCGGACAAGCGGGTGCGGCAGGCGGTGATGTATGCGATCGACCGCGACTTCGCCAAGGACGTGATCTGGAACGGGCTCGGCAAGGTCGCAACCGGTCCGTCGGCCTCGACCATCAAGTACTACACCGACGACGTGCCGAAATACGCTTACGATCCGGCCAAGGCCAAAGCGCTGCTGAAGGAAGCCGGCTACAAGGGCGAGAAGATCCGCATCCTGCCGCTCGCCTATGGCGAGACCTGGCAGCGCTGGGGTGAAGCCGTGAAGCAGAACCTCGTGGACGTCGGCATGAACATCGAGACGATCTCGACCGACGTCGCCGGCGGCAACCAGAAGATCGGCGACTGGGATTACGACATCGCCTTCACCTATCTCTACCAGTACGGCGATCCCGCGCTCGGGGTGGGGCGCAACTACGTCTCCAGCGCCATCGCCAAGGGCCAGGTGTTCAACAACGTCGAGGGCTACTCCAACCCCGAGATCGACAAGCTGTTTGCCGACGGCGCGGTCGCAACGCCGGACTCCAAGCGCAAGGAGATCTACGAGAAGGCGCAGAAGATCCTGGTCGAGGACGTGCCGGTGGCCTGGATGCTCGAGCTGCAATTCCCGACCATCACCCGCTGCAAGGTCAAGAACCTGATCACCACGGGGATCGGGGTCAATGACGGCTTCAAGGACGCATGGCTCGACAAGTGA
- a CDS encoding RidA family protein, which translates to MKRIRVEPISSYLERRRKGPIYPVIVARGLVYLSGLPPFDPDTGEVRPMPFERQAEIVLDQMKRCLEAAGSSLAEVIKCNVYCTPDPAHFAAFNEVYARYFGDESPARIFLHVPSWPGPFDVEVDCVALTGHRG; encoded by the coding sequence ATGAAAAGAATCCGCGTGGAGCCGATATCGAGCTATCTGGAACGTCGTCGCAAAGGCCCGATCTATCCGGTGATCGTCGCTAGAGGCCTCGTCTATCTGTCCGGTCTGCCGCCATTCGATCCCGATACAGGCGAGGTCAGGCCGATGCCCTTCGAACGGCAAGCCGAGATCGTGCTGGACCAGATGAAACGATGCCTGGAAGCGGCGGGATCATCACTGGCAGAGGTGATCAAGTGCAATGTCTATTGCACGCCCGATCCCGCGCATTTTGCCGCGTTCAACGAGGTCTACGCCCGCTACTTCGGGGATGAATCGCCTGCGCGCATCTTCCTGCACGTTCCATCATGGCCCGGACCGTTTGACGTCGAGGTCGATTGCGTCGCACTCACGGGGCACCGCGGATGA
- a CDS encoding TetR/AcrR family transcriptional regulator: MDNATRSERSRNAALDAALAIIARDGPGRLTLDAIARESGLSKGGVMHQFRTKQAVLKALLERQMTHFAEFTSRYMATAREVSEQPELAAQLATVREASVQPNSAALGVLAAMVEDPSLMELPRAADVEIIKAIKAEASDPDLALLRWAAARGLLLSGLFGMSPLGKDEHQRLFKRLMDDSQWNTLEKPVRQRAVKAAPAAKAATPRKRA; the protein is encoded by the coding sequence ATGGACAACGCCACACGCTCCGAACGATCCCGCAATGCTGCACTCGATGCGGCGCTTGCGATCATTGCGCGCGACGGACCCGGCCGGCTAACGCTCGACGCGATCGCGCGCGAGAGCGGCCTAAGCAAGGGCGGCGTGATGCATCAATTCCGCACCAAGCAGGCGGTGCTGAAGGCGCTGCTGGAGCGGCAGATGACGCATTTCGCGGAGTTCACTAGTCGCTACATGGCGACGGCACGCGAAGTTTCGGAACAGCCCGAGCTGGCTGCGCAACTCGCGACAGTGCGTGAGGCGAGCGTCCAGCCGAATTCGGCAGCGCTTGGCGTGCTCGCGGCGATGGTCGAGGATCCCAGCCTGATGGAACTGCCGCGTGCGGCTGATGTCGAGATCATCAAGGCCATCAAGGCCGAGGCGAGTGATCCGGATCTCGCCTTGTTGCGCTGGGCGGCGGCGAGGGGATTGCTGTTGAGCGGACTGTTCGGGATGTCGCCGCTTGGCAAGGACGAGCATCAGCGGCTGTTCAAGCGTCTAATGGACGACAGCCAGTGGAATACGCTGGAGAAGCCCGTCAGGCAGCGTGCCGTCAAGGCGGCGCCGGCGGCAAAGGCCGCAACGCCGCGCAAGCGCGCCTGA
- a CDS encoding outer membrane protein — MKKILFATVALLAVSAAAPALGADLGARPYYNKAPAYAAPIYNWTGFYIGAHLGGAFSSDNNFNGLSTGNNGNGRFLGGLQAGADWQFHPNFLVGAEAQYSWLSGSVGAVFPGGVAYTNDQRGLGSITGRVGYTWGPGLVYVKGGYAYSDNNEKVTVGGVPTGFIITGDHRNGYTVGAGLEYMFAPNWSAKAEYQYYNFGDAHFTAGPLVGTGNFTTDDHTFKAGLNYRFNWASPMAARY; from the coding sequence ATGAAGAAGATTCTGTTTGCGACCGTTGCGCTGCTCGCGGTGAGCGCGGCTGCGCCGGCCCTCGGTGCCGATCTCGGCGCCCGCCCCTATTACAACAAGGCGCCGGCCTATGCCGCGCCGATCTACAACTGGACCGGCTTCTATATCGGCGCACATCTCGGCGGCGCGTTCTCGAGCGACAACAATTTCAACGGCCTCTCCACCGGCAACAACGGCAACGGCCGTTTCCTCGGTGGTCTGCAGGCTGGCGCAGACTGGCAGTTCCACCCGAACTTCTTGGTCGGTGCTGAAGCTCAGTATTCCTGGCTCTCCGGCAGTGTCGGCGCGGTATTCCCGGGCGGTGTGGCCTACACCAACGACCAGCGCGGCCTCGGCTCGATCACCGGTCGCGTCGGCTACACCTGGGGCCCGGGCCTGGTCTATGTGAAGGGCGGCTACGCCTATTCCGACAACAACGAGAAGGTGACGGTCGGCGGCGTGCCGACCGGCTTCATCATCACCGGCGATCACCGCAACGGCTACACCGTCGGCGCCGGCCTCGAGTACATGTTCGCGCCGAACTGGTCGGCCAAGGCCGAGTACCAGTACTACAATTTCGGCGACGCGCACTTCACCGCGGGTCCGCTGGTCGGCACCGGCAACTTCACCACCGACGACCACACCTTCAAGGCGGGCCTCAACTACCGCTTCAACTGGGCGAGCCCGATGGCCGCGCGCTACTGA
- a CDS encoding ABC transporter ATP-binding protein, whose amino-acid sequence MTAPPAVSIKDLRIALPKGAERPFAVDGVSLELRPGKIVCVVGESGSGKSMCAHALMGLLPDTVSVTSGEIQFDGHDLLKLDDDGWRDLRGRRLAMIFQEPMTALNPLMRIGDQMAEMFEAHGLLTPRERRAKALSLAREVGLPDPERIVRAYPHQLSGGQRQRAMIAMALALEPAVLVADEPTTALDVTTQAQILKLIRNLQRNRNMAVMFITHDFGVVADIADQVVVLRHGKVVEEGPASSVFNAPQHDYTKALLAAVPSMHPPARAPLDDQARAVEVIGLDKTYVTSGGWFREDRRVDAARAVNFNIRKGETLGLVGESGSGKSSVARLVMRLIEADRGTVRIGDTDLTQLSGKALRVERHRIQMIFQDPFASLNPRRKIGHIIADGPIAAGTEPKVAFDRARDLLKMVGLDAGALERYPHEFSGGQRQRIGIARALALEPEIIVADEAVSALDVSVQAQVLRLLEDLKARLGLSMLFITHDLRVAAQICDRIAVMQRGAIVELQPTAQLFAAPEHPYTRELLAAVPGQKERAPAA is encoded by the coding sequence ATGACCGCCCCGCCCGCCGTCTCCATCAAGGACTTGCGGATCGCGCTGCCCAAGGGCGCCGAGCGCCCCTTCGCCGTCGATGGCGTCTCGCTCGAGTTGCGGCCCGGCAAGATCGTCTGCGTCGTCGGCGAATCCGGCTCCGGCAAATCGATGTGCGCGCATGCGCTGATGGGCCTGTTGCCCGATACGGTGTCGGTCACATCAGGCGAGATCCAGTTCGACGGCCACGATCTGCTCAAGCTCGATGACGACGGCTGGCGCGATTTGCGCGGCCGCCGTCTCGCGATGATCTTCCAGGAGCCGATGACCGCGCTCAATCCGTTGATGCGGATCGGCGACCAGATGGCGGAGATGTTCGAGGCCCACGGCCTGCTCACGCCCAGGGAGCGGCGCGCGAAAGCGCTGTCGCTGGCGCGCGAGGTCGGCCTGCCCGACCCTGAACGCATCGTGCGCGCCTATCCGCACCAGCTCTCGGGCGGCCAGCGCCAGCGCGCCATGATCGCGATGGCGCTCGCGCTCGAGCCGGCCGTGCTGGTCGCCGACGAGCCGACCACCGCGCTCGACGTCACCACGCAGGCGCAGATCCTGAAGCTGATCCGCAACCTCCAGCGCAATCGCAACATGGCGGTGATGTTCATCACCCATGACTTTGGTGTCGTCGCAGATATCGCCGACCAGGTCGTGGTGCTCAGGCACGGCAAGGTCGTCGAGGAAGGCCCCGCTAGCTCCGTCTTCAACGCGCCGCAGCACGATTACACCAAGGCGCTGCTCGCCGCCGTGCCGTCGATGCACCCGCCGGCGCGCGCGCCGCTGGACGATCAGGCCAGAGCCGTCGAGGTGATCGGGCTGGACAAGACCTACGTCACCTCGGGCGGCTGGTTTCGCGAGGACCGCCGCGTCGATGCCGCGCGCGCGGTCAATTTCAACATCCGCAAGGGCGAGACGCTCGGCCTCGTTGGCGAATCCGGCTCCGGCAAATCGTCGGTGGCGCGGCTGGTGATGCGGCTGATCGAGGCCGATCGCGGCACGGTACGGATCGGCGACACCGATCTCACACAGCTCTCAGGCAAGGCGCTGCGCGTCGAGCGTCATCGCATCCAGATGATCTTTCAGGATCCGTTCGCCTCGCTCAATCCGCGCCGCAAGATCGGCCATATCATCGCCGATGGCCCGATCGCGGCCGGCACCGAGCCGAAAGTGGCATTCGACCGCGCCCGCGATCTCCTGAAGATGGTCGGACTCGACGCTGGCGCGCTCGAACGCTATCCGCATGAATTCTCCGGCGGTCAGCGTCAGCGCATCGGCATTGCGCGCGCGCTCGCGCTCGAGCCCGAGATCATCGTCGCCGACGAAGCCGTCTCCGCGCTCGACGTCTCCGTGCAGGCACAGGTGCTGAGATTGCTTGAAGACCTCAAGGCGCGCCTTGGCTTGTCGATGCTGTTCATCACCCATGACCTGCGCGTCGCCGCGCAAATCTGCGACCGTATCGCGGTGATGCAGCGTGGCGCCATCGTCGAGCTGCAGCCGACCGCGCAGCTCTTCGCCGCGCCGGAACATCCCTACACGCGCGAATTGCTCGCGGCCGTGCCGGGACAGAAGGAACGTGCGCCGGCGGCGTGA
- a CDS encoding AEC family transporter, which yields MEIASLVLPVFAIIVTGWLAGEFGYLSRSLADALVHFAYNVAMPALLIVTIAQEPARNLLEWRFLLAFGGGSLICFALVFLAVRAGGKHDLASSTIHGMAAAMTNTGFVALPILHAIYGQPAVLPAAVATVFVAAVMFPITVILLERDARGPVQSARLAKQILLNPMVLSTLIGLVWAITGLPIPAAVAAYLNMIAAALTPCALFAIGLSVEGLRSNFGASLALAAVKLVVMPLIVYGLCVVTGLNPLYTVAAVICAAVPTAKTVYVLAHEHKVEERLVAATVSITTMLSVATLLVALYLLSGLATGAR from the coding sequence ATGGAGATCGCCAGTCTCGTTCTTCCCGTATTCGCGATCATCGTCACCGGCTGGCTCGCCGGCGAGTTCGGTTATCTCTCCCGCTCGCTCGCCGACGCGCTGGTGCATTTCGCCTACAACGTCGCGATGCCGGCGCTGCTGATCGTCACGATCGCGCAGGAGCCGGCACGCAATCTGCTGGAATGGCGCTTCCTGCTCGCCTTCGGCGGCGGCTCACTTATCTGTTTCGCGCTGGTCTTCCTGGCGGTTCGCGCCGGCGGAAAACACGATCTCGCCAGCAGCACGATCCACGGCATGGCGGCGGCGATGACCAATACCGGCTTCGTGGCACTGCCAATCCTGCATGCGATCTACGGCCAGCCCGCGGTCTTGCCCGCGGCGGTCGCGACGGTGTTCGTGGCCGCCGTGATGTTTCCGATCACGGTCATCCTACTGGAACGGGATGCACGCGGGCCTGTGCAGTCGGCGAGACTGGCGAAGCAGATCCTGCTCAATCCGATGGTCCTGTCGACGCTCATTGGCCTCGTCTGGGCGATCACGGGCCTGCCGATTCCCGCGGCCGTCGCGGCCTATCTGAACATGATCGCCGCGGCGCTCACGCCTTGCGCGCTGTTTGCCATCGGCCTGTCGGTCGAAGGCCTGAGGTCAAACTTTGGGGCATCGTTAGCGCTCGCGGCCGTGAAGCTGGTGGTGATGCCGCTGATCGTCTACGGACTTTGCGTGGTCACGGGCCTCAATCCGCTCTACACGGTCGCCGCGGTCATCTGCGCAGCGGTGCCGACAGCGAAAACCGTCTACGTGCTCGCGCACGAACACAAGGTCGAGGAGAGGCTTGTTGCGGCCACGGTCTCAATCACGACGATGCTATCGGTCGCGACCTTGCTGGTTGCGCTCTATCTGCTGTCGGGACTGGCGACCGGGGCGCGTTGA
- a CDS encoding ArsR/SmtB family transcription factor translates to MLAALMGGQALTASELASRARITRSTASGHLGKLVGARLLSVTQKRRNRYYRIASPLVARMLESIKAVAAIEVPQRHQPRSIADDRLRFARTCYDHLAGCLGVAIADALIAKGHVVLTDDGGEVTPSGARFLSNFGAELTPISGSRRFFCRPCLDWSERRYHIAGHVGAEIQRCCLKRGWLRRDPETRVVRVTPAGQIGLRRTFGIDLGRNRGPAHSLVHGVMNSCLWKSPDQ, encoded by the coding sequence ATGCTGGCGGCGCTGATGGGCGGACAGGCGCTGACCGCGAGCGAGCTCGCGTCGCGCGCACGGATCACCAGATCGACGGCAAGTGGACATCTCGGCAAGCTGGTCGGTGCGCGGCTGCTCAGTGTGACGCAGAAGCGTCGCAACCGCTATTACCGTATCGCGTCGCCCCTGGTTGCCCGAATGCTTGAAAGCATCAAGGCGGTCGCCGCGATCGAGGTTCCGCAACGCCACCAGCCGCGCTCGATTGCCGATGACCGGCTTCGTTTTGCGCGCACCTGCTACGATCATCTGGCGGGCTGTCTCGGTGTCGCCATCGCCGACGCTCTCATCGCCAAGGGACACGTCGTCCTCACGGATGACGGCGGCGAGGTGACGCCATCGGGCGCGCGGTTCCTGTCCAATTTTGGCGCCGAGCTGACGCCAATATCCGGAAGCAGGCGCTTCTTTTGCCGCCCGTGCCTGGATTGGAGCGAACGCCGCTATCACATCGCGGGGCACGTCGGCGCAGAGATTCAGCGGTGCTGTCTGAAGCGAGGCTGGCTGAGGCGCGACCCCGAAACCCGGGTCGTGCGCGTCACGCCGGCCGGGCAAATTGGCTTGCGCAGGACGTTCGGCATCGATCTGGGCCGCAATCGCGGTCCGGCACATTCGCTTGTGCACGGAGTTATGAACTCATGCCTATGGAAATCTCCTGATCAATGA
- a CDS encoding ABC transporter permease produces MKQFWTSMLKSPSGVVGLVILLLAISVAVFGPLLFPNSPWRMVQRPFLPPFTLSTVPLGTDALGRDVFAGMIFGARVSLLVGLVSTLVALVVGVPIGAMAGYFGGKVDDALMRFTEFFQTIPSFALAIVLVAILQPSIYSIVASIAVVSWPPVARLVRGEVLSLRTREYVQAAVVTGQSNTWIILREILPNALSPVIVLASLMVATAILLESSLSFLGLGDPNLISWGYMVGAGRTVIRQAWWITVFPGVAILISVLGLNLIGEGLNDALNPRLSREGR; encoded by the coding sequence ATGAAACAGTTCTGGACATCGATGCTGAAGAGCCCGAGCGGCGTCGTCGGGCTCGTCATCCTTCTGCTTGCCATCTCGGTTGCAGTGTTCGGGCCGTTGCTGTTCCCGAATTCGCCCTGGCGCATGGTGCAGCGGCCGTTCCTGCCGCCCTTCACGCTCTCGACCGTACCGCTCGGCACCGACGCACTCGGCCGCGACGTGTTCGCCGGCATGATTTTTGGCGCACGCGTCTCGCTGCTGGTCGGCCTCGTCTCGACGCTGGTCGCACTTGTCGTCGGCGTTCCGATCGGCGCCATGGCCGGCTATTTCGGCGGCAAGGTCGACGACGCCCTGATGCGCTTCACCGAATTCTTCCAGACCATTCCAAGTTTTGCGCTCGCGATCGTGCTGGTGGCGATCCTGCAGCCGTCGATCTATTCGATCGTGGCATCAATTGCAGTGGTGAGCTGGCCGCCGGTCGCGCGCCTCGTCCGCGGCGAGGTGCTGTCGCTACGCACGCGCGAATATGTCCAGGCCGCCGTCGTCACCGGACAGAGCAACACCTGGATCATCCTGCGGGAGATCCTGCCCAACGCGCTGTCGCCAGTGATCGTGCTGGCCTCGCTGATGGTCGCAACCGCGATCCTGCTGGAATCCTCGCTGTCCTTCCTCGGCCTCGGCGATCCCAATCTGATCTCCTGGGGCTACATGGTCGGCGCCGGCCGCACTGTGATCCGCCAGGCCTGGTGGATCACGGTGTTTCCCGGCGTCGCGATCCTGATCTCGGTGCTCGGACTGAACCTGATCGGCGAGGGCCTCAACGACGCGCTCAATCCGCGCCTCTCGCGGGAGGGACGCTGA
- a CDS encoding ABC transporter permease: MLSFISQRVVKGVIVLLAIVVLNFFLIRLAPGDPAVVMAGEAGASDQVFVQQLREKFGLDKPLPEQLFIYVKGIATFDLGFSFRQQAPVSKLILERLPATLLLTLTAFAISLALGVLFGTFAARFAGTFLDTAITVLVLIFYAMPIFWVALMGILLFSVTVDWLPSFGYETVGANLTGFAHVVDVAKHLIMPAMTLGLFFMATYTRMTRASMLEVKRLDFVKTARAKGLSDAVIQRRHVLRNALLPVVTLAGVHAGTLIGGAVITETVFAWPGIGRLMYDALLQRDYNLLLGVFVTCSVMVLIFNLITDLVYRLVDPRIEFAA, from the coding sequence ATGCTCTCCTTCATCTCCCAGCGTGTCGTGAAGGGCGTGATCGTCCTGCTTGCGATCGTCGTCCTCAATTTCTTCCTGATCCGGCTTGCGCCCGGCGATCCCGCCGTCGTGATGGCGGGCGAGGCCGGCGCCAGCGACCAGGTCTTCGTCCAGCAGCTGCGTGAAAAATTCGGCCTCGACAAGCCGCTGCCCGAGCAGCTGTTCATCTACGTCAAGGGCATCGCGACCTTCGACCTTGGCTTCTCCTTCCGTCAGCAGGCACCGGTGTCGAAGCTGATCCTCGAACGGCTGCCGGCGACGCTGCTGCTGACGCTGACGGCATTCGCGATCTCGCTCGCGCTCGGTGTCCTGTTCGGCACCTTCGCCGCGCGCTTTGCCGGAACTTTCCTCGACACGGCCATCACCGTCTTGGTGCTGATCTTCTACGCCATGCCGATCTTCTGGGTGGCGCTGATGGGAATCCTGCTGTTCTCGGTCACGGTCGACTGGCTGCCGAGCTTCGGCTACGAGACGGTCGGCGCCAACCTCACCGGCTTTGCCCATGTGGTCGACGTCGCCAAGCACCTGATCATGCCGGCGATGACGCTCGGCCTGTTCTTCATGGCGACCTACACCCGCATGACGCGCGCCTCGATGCTGGAGGTGAAGCGGCTCGACTTCGTCAAGACCGCACGCGCCAAGGGCCTCTCGGACGCCGTGATCCAGCGCCGCCATGTGCTGCGCAACGCGCTGCTGCCGGTCGTGACGCTCGCCGGCGTGCATGCCGGCACGCTGATCGGCGGCGCCGTCATCACCGAGACCGTGTTCGCCTGGCCCGGCATCGGGCGGTTGATGTACGACGCGCTGCTGCAGCGCGACTACAATCTGCTGCTCGGCGTCTTCGTGACCTGCTCGGTCATGGTGCTGATCTTCAACCTCATCACCGACCTCGTCTATCGCCTGGTCGACCCACGCATCGAATTCGCCGCATGA